The Dreissena polymorpha isolate Duluth1 chromosome 2, UMN_Dpol_1.0, whole genome shotgun sequence nucleotide sequence aggaaaaagtaatattaaacatttaccaagctctaaaatatccattacatgcttcttttgacgatttaaaatcctgaaaattataaggcgttgcaacgcgaaacggttgaataatttggagagttctgttgttgtcgttattttttgtgatactacgaggattgcttatatagagtatgAATTTCACCACTATTTGTAATTCAtagatggctgagtggtctaagcgatagacttttacaccagggtcagtggttcgagcccatttgagggttacttttttctttctttaattttatttttgtctttttaCCGGAGCttgttagatccaatgtttaaatttatcaatataaagcatttaatgacaaacttcattacatgccaaaatcttttaAAAGGCCTCTTTTCATAGTCAATTAAATATCATGCTTGACCGGCCAGATTTATCTCAATTCAGCGTGTATATAAACTGCAGTTTCTCATTAATAGTGTTTTGtcttattattagtagtattagacGCATTATGTATCATTAGGGAGATGACCTGATTCCCATCAATCTTGCAAAATTGAGGACACCtgtacattgaaatatatatatatgatagtatGCACTCAATCGATTTTTTTCGATTCTCTTCCTCAAAGTGAACCAGTAGTTATCGTTTACATCGCAAAACGTGGTGAAATCCATGCTTAGTAAACGCGCGTCGTATACAGGGTGTTATCAAGCAAACGTAGTCGATTTATCACGTATTAGCACTATCCGGATGTTCACTTCGGAAAACGGCCATATATGGTAAAGACGGCTGTGAAGCATGAAGTATAAAATTAGTTAACATTACAAAATATTCACCGCTAACCAATTATGTTCGAGTGTTTCAGCTTCGACAATGTCGTTAAATATTATTCGTCAGAAATCCGGACCAATGCTCAATTTGCATAGAGCATTTACGTGCGTATTAACCGCTATATAAACGCAGTTGTTTGCAACTAAAAGAAGTCTACAAAACGTTATCAACGTGCTTTGACGACATGAAGACAATTATTTCATTTGGACTTGCGGtctttgcattatttgcaaatgtCGCTGCAGATACGAAGAAGTGAGTACACAAgcaatttaatgttttcaattcAATTAAATGCTGCCTTTGctattgtgaaaaaaacaacataaaataacattctaatgaaattatattttaagaaataacatatttctttcataattaagagtaattatttaaaaagagacttgttcaattatttttgaaaacatgtcATCAAGTACATTTACTtacaaaattttaatatttgcaattgtttgaaaaacaaacaaataagtaaaaaaagTATAAAACGTATTCCATCCCCCGGTTTCGAACCCGGGTTCTCTAGCAGCAAAAGTGGACTTGCTACCACTGCTCTACACATTTATAATGACTGATATTTTCACGCGTTATTTTATCAGTGTATGTACTATATTTTGCAAAACGTCGACGATAAACGTTTAAAGGCCGTACCTGTATGCCAACTTGTGTTGACGTGTTTGAATAAAAGAGCCGATGTTTCTAACATTTGTGTTAGTCAGGAGTGCGATTGTGATTATTGAAGTACAATCCCCAACATTCTTTGTTGAAtctaaaatagtttgtttttaattgtcatttttctaaattgtgaacaagtccctttagaATACTGTTACAACCTTGCGTCATTCCACAATAAATTACCATAGATTAATGATTTTTATATAAAGACCCTTGTATTGTAATGTATTTTAAGCAGAACTGAAATAACTGTATTGTTCTATACTCCACTTATATTTAAAGCAAGAAATATATTTTCGTGGGCTTCAAAGTTACGCCAATCAATCATTaccaacaataaaacaatatcactGTTAAGCAGCACTTTTCCGAATAAAGCAAGAAAATTGCAAGCATTAAAGATTGATTCCAATAATATTAGCATGTATTGTGTTAATGTAAATGCAACATGCTTGATCATTTCTTTGTTTCAAAACAATTACCACAGTATTTTATTGAGCACAATCAGTATGTATAAATTTGTTTCTATTTCGGATAAAACTGAGAATTCTGCAAAACTACGTCTTAAACATAAGGCCGTGCTTCTTATTATCGCAGAATTACCCTTACTTGACTCCTTTCATTGTTGCATAGGGACTTATTCAtagttttgaaaaagaaaaacataaagcATACATTATTTCTAACCCAGCAAAATAATACTCATgacaacaaaaaaaataaaattattggttCATTTATGTATTCTCGTTATGCGAAATCGGAAAAATAAAAGTATAACACagttataataaaattattaaagtaacattactactcaaaatcaacgaaaattccgtacaattgttcgtaaaaaataaacttaaccaattaaaaatcagtgtttcttatggcaattgccgaagtttcaacgccagatgtggactggtacaatagatgtttgtagatacaaaatgcttgtttgtcttattgttttgcatatctattcatacgacacatgaacactaaaatggtgtttgtgtgtcgtatgaatatatatattcacgggaattaattgtggccacaaataaataaaaacgatatctacaaaaatctatgtaatcataccacatctagcgttgacattttggctattgctttaaggaacactgattgttaaggtgttaactttattttacgaaatacttaacgaaattttcgttgattttgagcgttatagagactttaagatTTTGTTCTCATTTCAATGATTTTCATTTGGAAAATAGGTGAAGTATTAACAGAGGGTTTATAGCGTTATAATCAGCATGACGAAGTTGTATCGCACTAGCTTTTGCTTCTTGAGGGCCCTTGTTCAAATCCGGGAATGaacatatttaattccatttgttTTAATACGAAAATCTGGGAACATATCATTTGACGAGAGTAAATCGTCAGTCCTGTTggaattataattttgttataaatgcAGTTATGAAGATGATAACATTGTTATGATTTTGATTGATGAAGGCAAAATAATGAGACGGAAAGTTCCTAGTTGATGTTCTTGTAAATTATTTTAGCTGTTTCTGCCACGTGGCTTTGGTAGGCGACAAAACAATCATCAAGGACCTGGGTATCGTGGATACACAAAAAAAGCTGGTTGCACGTCTCCTGTCGTCGCATGGTCAACTGCCCAAACATTTGCGACAAGGCAGTGAAGGACTGGAGCTGTCACAACGAGGCAGAATGCAACGCGCTGACCAATGGCAAGAAAATCATCCAGCATTACAAGGCGAGTGTGTGCGCCGAAGGCTTTGGTCACAATGTGATCGCCTGTGGACAGCACTGTTAAAAGTAGTCTTCCGTGTAGAAGATAACAAGATACACTCGAATTGATTATACTTTAAATCTTACAACTGTCACTAACCTTCTCTAAGTAAATTCGAGTTGCTTCTAAAATTAGCTTCCATTACCAACCTATATAAGATGGCAAACTTTATATTTACTATCGAGATATTGAGAACAGACACTTAAGAGtttactaatatatatatattcactatTATGAATGAACATAAGTTTTTATTTACGACTTCTATGTGTGTAATGTTTCACTATACTACTATACTAATAATTTATGTGATGCTATGCACCTTCTTGTTGTATTCTCTGTTGACTATGTACTAACCCATATCTATAATATTTAACTTTCTTTGAAAATTGGATACTGTTTATGCAATAAATTCTGGACTTGCACTGGAATTTGATTATGTGGCCGTCATTATCAATTATAGTCGATTAATTAAATAACATGCTTATGTAATGATTATAATCAGAATCTCGTCGAGTTTGCGATTTTAAAGCCATGTCTTCGACACGATTTACGATTATTTTTGCTGTTGTTTACCCTTTTATTTTATGCAAATCGAACGgccatgaaaaaaacataaatataatttaacttaaattGTCTACATGGGCGCGATTTTTGCTTCTACAAGGGCTAGATTTTGCCTCTTCGAGGATGAGACTTAGCAAACACCTCAATGGAGAAAAATTACATTTACAATATCTCATAGTTTTTCAAGATTCACACACAAACTTATTGCGATTAAAAAGATAAAGTTTAGTTTTTTTAATACTTCAAAAGCATAT carries:
- the LOC127865711 gene encoding uncharacterized protein LOC127865711; this encodes MKTIISFGLAVFALFANVAADTKNCFCHVALVGDKTIIKDLGIVDTQKKLVARLLSSHGQLPKHLRQGSEGLELSQRGRMQRADQWQENHPALQGECVRRRLWSQCDRLWTALLKVVFRVEDNKIHSN